GATATCTCGAACATTATATTTAATAAGATTTGGAAACTCCTTAAGCTCTTTCTGAACTTGATTATAACTCGCCTCTTTTATATGATATATAAAAATATCCAAATCATCTCTTGATAATTTGTTTAATTCTTCATCTAAAAGATGTGGAGTTAAATGTTTGCTAACTTTTGCAAGACCATCAAGAACTGATTCAAAAGAGACTTCAATAAGAACTTTTGAAACTTTTTTATTTTTATTGATTATTTGCCAAAACTTATCAGTTATATAAGTATCACTACTTAGTGCAAATGCATCATTCTCTTTTTCAACAATAAATCCTGCTGTTGGAACAATATGATTCATCTCAATTGGAGTGATTTTCATTCCTTCCAACTCAATAACTTGATTAAATTCAAATTCTTCAAAACTGATTGATTTTTCACCAGTTGTTAAAAGTGGAATAAGAGAAAAATCAGGCCAAATATCGTTGTTAAACATAAATTTTTTAATATTATCAATTGTGCTTTTCAAACCGTGAATTTTTAGAGGTTTTGTCCGAACGGTAAATCCATTTTCAATTAAAAATGGTAATTCCAAAATATGATCGAAATGAGAATGTGAAATAAATACATGCTCAATTTTATTTGTGTCAAATTCATATTTCTGGAAAATATTCCCTGCATCAATTAAAATATTGTCTGCAATTTGAAACGAAACTGTTCCGCTCTCTCTTGTTTTGCTACCACTAGCACCTAATACTTTTCCCAAATAATTCATAAGTTAATTACATATCTAAAATATAATTTTATTAGATTATGTTTGTCTCCCTTGAAATTTAGATTTATTATAACGATATTAAGACAGATAGCAAAATCAATTTTGCACAAATAACATGATAAAGATTCACTTATTTTTAGAAAAAGCTTTGTTCTTCTTTTTACAACTCTGTTTTTAACGATTTTTGCATTTTTGACTCTACACATTTTGAGAATTTCTGCGGAGACCTCATCGACTCTAAAACAGACTTTTCTTTTTAAACAGGCAAATTTTTTAGCAGAAAGCGGAGAAGAGTTTGCAAAAATCATTTTGAAAAATAGAGATTCTGATTTAAATCGTGCTGTTCTTAATGATGGAGATTTTATAATAGTTTTAGAGTTCCAATATCAAAAAAATAGTATAGTTGTAATTGATATTTTTGTCTCTCACAGAGTTGAAAGAATCAGGTATCACAAACAAATTTATAGAAAAGTTGAATAGTTGAAAATTGCAATTTTACAAACTTCATATTCAGAAAATGTGAATGAAAAACTGCGAAACATGGTCGGGGAAGCTTCAAAAAATGGTGCAGAACTTGTTCTTTTAAAAGAACTTCACCAATCACCATATTTTCCAATTACTGAAAATCCAGAAAATTTTGATTTTGCAAACAATTTTGAGAGCGATTTAGAATTTTGGAGCGATGTCGCAAAGAGAAATTCTGTTGTTTTGGTTACATCGCTTTTTGAAAAACGGGCAGAGGGACTCTATCACAATACTGCTTTTGTTTTTGAAAAAGATGGAACTCTCGCAGGAAAATATAGAAAAATGCATATTCCCGATGATCCTGCATTTTATGAAAAATTCTATTTTACAGAGGGCGATTTAGGATTTAATCCAATCCAAACATCAGTTGGAAAACTTGGTGTTTTAATTTGCTGGGATCAGTGGTATCCAGAACCTGCTAGACTTATGGCGATGGCTGGAGCAGAAATTTTGATATATCCGACGGCAATTGGATGGCTTGATGAAGAGCCAAAAGAGGAGCGAGAGTCTCAAAAAAGGCGATGGCGAAAAATTCAAGAATCTCATGCAATTGCAAATGGCATTCCTGTTGTTGCAATAAATCGAGTCGGTTTTGAATCTGATCCTTCAAAAAATTTCAATGGAATTACTTTTTGGGGAGGCAGTTTTCTTGTTGATGCACGAGGTGAAGAGATTGTTTCTGGGTCTGAAAGTGAAGAGATTATTTATGGTGAAGTTGATAAAAAAGAGAGTGATGAGGTTCGACGGATGTGGCCATTTTTCCGAGACCGACGAATTTCAGAATATGGTGATTTAAATCGTCGTTGGAGAGATTGAA
The Thiovulum sp. ES genome window above contains:
- a CDS encoding low-affinity cAMP phosphodiesterase is translated as MNYLGKVLGASGSKTRESGTVSFQIADNILIDAGNIFQKYEFDTNKIEHVFISHSHFDHILELPFLIENGFTVRTKPLKIHGLKSTIDNIKKFMFNNDIWPDFSLIPLLTTGEKSISFEEFEFNQVIELEGMKITPIEMNHIVPTAGFIVEKENDAFALSSDTYITDKFWQIINKNKKVSKVLIEVSFESVLDGLAKVSKHLTPHLLDEELNKLSRDDLDIFIYHIKEASYNQVQKELKEFPNLIKYNVRDIPSSF
- a CDS encoding putative amidohydrolase (PFAM: Carbon-nitrogen hydrolase), yielding MKIAILQTSYSENVNEKLRNMVGEASKNGAELVLLKELHQSPYFPITENPENFDFANNFESDLEFWSDVAKRNSVVLVTSLFEKRAEGLYHNTAFVFEKDGTLAGKYRKMHIPDDPAFYEKFYFTEGDLGFNPIQTSVGKLGVLICWDQWYPEPARLMAMAGAEILIYPTAIGWLDEEPKEERESQKRRWRKIQESHAIANGIPVVAINRVGFESDPSKNFNGITFWGGSFLVDARGEEIVSGSESEEIIYGEVDKKESDEVRRMWPFFRDRRISEYGDLNRRWRD